The stretch of DNA TGATCCCGAAGCGGCACGCCGTGCGCGTGCAGGACCTCCCCGACGCGGCCGCGGCGGCGCTCGCGCGCGCCATCGCGGTCGCGACCCGCAAGCAGGCCGCGGCCCTCGGCGCGGAAGGCGCGACGCTCGCGGTGAACGACGGCCCCGCGGCGGGCCAGGAGGTGCCGCACGTGCACGTGCACGTCGTGCCGCGGCGCAAGGGCGACGGCGGCGCGCCCATCCACGCGCTCCCGTGGCCGCGGCCCGCGCAGTCCATCGACCAGGTGAAGGCG from Candidatus Thermoplasmatota archaeon encodes:
- a CDS encoding HIT domain-containing protein: MADCIFCRIVAGQIPAAKIHEDAETLVFLDIHPLAEGHALVIPKRHAVRVQDLPDAAAAALARAIAVATRKQAAALGAEGATLAVNDGPAAGQEVPHVHVHVVPRRKGDGGAPIHALPWPRPAQSIDQVKAVAERLSKA